In Cryptococcus gattii WM276 chromosome B, complete sequence, the DNA window GCAAAAAGGGCAACGTCACGGGGCATCCCTTCGCCATAGATGTAGCAAGAACGACAAGTTTCCAACGCTCATTAATACTTTTAATGAGCTATGCAGGGCAATCTGTCAGTATTAGTAGCAATAAAAACGATCACTTACCATTGTCTTCCTCTCGTTCCTCCAGACCGTGAGTTTTCGCGTAACTTCCTTTCGGAAGTCGTGACAGTCGGGGTGCAAAGCTTTGGGGACCCCACTCACTTTGCAGCTGATTGCCGCATCCTAAACACATGCGGTCAAATGTTTATAGTACGCGATGATGAACAAGATAAACTTACATGAATCAAGGAAGCCAGGTTGCTTCCGTGGAAAAGATCGGAAAAGTGTTTGATACGCGCAGCATTCTACCCGGATCCATATTATTATATGCAGTAAACTTCGTCCTCCGTAAATAAGAGGACCTGCAACGTTTACACCTCCCCTCCCTGGGGTAGTTAAAAATGCATTGACTAGCTCGCTGGCCAAGTAACTGTATTTTTGCCGGTATATTCTGAGATGCGAATAAAGCGGCAACaaccagaagaagatgattACTTCTTCACCCGCACACGCCTGCGTGGTGAAGACATTGAGTGTCTCAATGCGTTCGAAATAGCGTTAGAGAGAGTGAGAAGCGTTCGAGGTTGCGTTCGGGAACCTTCTTGCGTTCGGGAACCTTCATGGAGGCGTGTATGTGTTATAGCGGTCTAGAGTACACAAAACTAGCACTGGTGGTATGCATATGTTTTGCTCGAGAAAAGAGAGATCTATAACTATAATACACGCCCATATATATAATACGGAAACAGAGAGAAGCTCGTTGAATGTCCGAAGCGGGGATGCGGCCAAGTCCGCCGATCCGTTCGGGATCAAATCTACACCTCCTAATTATGCATGGGGAATAATTAAATCTTACCATGATGCTCATTTACGTATAGCGAGAACGATTGGTGATTGAGGGCTCTGCAGCACTTAACACCTGAACTATCAACTTCGTATCCCGCTCAATTAAACTGTCTGATCACATTAAATTTACACAATGATTTGGCGTGAGTGTACTCCTTCTCATCCCAATTAATCGACACTACCACCTGGCTTTCTAATTTCGCAGACACAAACATGACTAACAGACACAGACACGACCCTAATCGTCAACGCTGCAACGGGCAGACGATGAAGGTTCTGCTTTCGTCTGTTACATTCGCAATAATGCGTAACTGGATCTCGGTAACATATCCGTCACATCATTACATATGCTTATTGGTACAATATGTCAACCTATAATACAACATCGGCAAACCAAACCAATCCCCCCCAGGCGATGAGCTTTAGGGTCCACCTCAACTTTTTCCTTCACCCCAAACCACTCATGATCGCGCAACACCTGAAGCCTACCCTCTCGGAACACCTTTGCCGCAGCCATCACAAGCTTCGGTCATTTCTCAGGAACTCATCTCCCTCAGGATTTTAGATGTACTAGAAAGACTCTCCGTCCAGcaatcctcttccaacAATCCGTCATCCCCCACAACCACAACTCGTATTGCGAAAGCACCGGATGCATTTCAGGGGAGCCCAAAGGAATTAGAGAATTTCCTTAGTTCCTGCGTCTTCTACATGGATGCTTACCCTGGTAAGAGTTCAACTCCGACGAATCACGCATCAATTTTGTCATCAATCACTGCAGGGGCAGCGTTTTACAATCCCTACGACACCTGATCAACCGAGCAGATCAACCTTCACTGCTCCATGATTATCAAGAATTTCTGATCTATCTCCGTCGACACTGGGGTGATCCGGACGAAAAAGGAAATGCCAGACGAGAGCTGCGCGGATTGCGGCAAAAGGGTTCGGCAAGTGACTTCTTTCTTTCGTCTAAATCAACTCCTCACCATTCTCGATATACCCAACGATGCCGATTTAGTTGAAAATACGATTTACAAGCTAGACAGCATCCTCAGGGACGAGATTGCCCGAAATCAAGATTTTGACCCCAAGTCTATCGACGAGTTAATGGActtcatcattcatctCGATAACCGTCTCAGAGAGCGCGAGAAAGAAAGACGTGAAATCCGATTTTCAGAACAACGCTATCTCTCCCGAACCTCCGCTTTCCGACCGACCCCGACCGCTTCTCAGGGCATGCAAACGACTACATCTACCCAACACTTTGGTCCAGGGCCCCTCCCCAATGACGAAAAGGAGCGGCGCCGATCGAACAATCTGTGCATGTACTGTGGCAACCCGGGTCACACAACCGATGCCTGCCCCAAGAAGGGAAAAGCCCCTGCCCGAAGGTTGTAAGAAAACCTCCTAACAGGCAAATCCCAAATAGATCTCCACAATTATCGGCCATTCAAATACCCCACATTCTAAATTCATCAGTACGTTCGATTCCTTTGGTAACAAAACCTTCAAAACAACAACCAAATCATGCAAAAACAAGTTTCATTCCCGCTTGCGTCCGACCAAGCTATTTCCGGGTATGGAAATGATAAATAAAGATCATTCCAATGATGCAATTTATATTGTAACATGACGGTAGCAAGAAGGAATGTACTAATAGTTTCTTCCATTCGTATGCTGCAGCTGCTATTGAAAGAACCATTGTAATACTTGCTGGTGGCCAGCTATAACAGGCACGAAGGATAGGCAAACTTACATCAAGATCATCTAATGTCACTACGTACGATAAAACTTCGTATTGCGGATATTATATACTTCAGTACTCCCTATCTCGCCCTTTCTTTTATCGTCTCTTGCACTTATGAAACCGCCTTCTATAATTACCTTTTACCGGatttttctttctctcgCTCTTTCACAGCAGATAAAGCCGCGTGTGTTTTCAGAAGTAACGCGCCTTCAAGAGAGTATTTGCCCGCCGCTTTAGCCATGTATGCATTGTGCTCAGGCAATTTCCCTATTGGAAGTTGTCAGCTTATAATCCTTTCATAAATTAATAACAGGCATAGACGCACCAGACATGACCACCTCAAAGTTATGCTTCGCTTGttcatcatctcctcttcttgcaTACAATCTACCCAACTCATAATAACAATGGAATAAAATCCAATGGTCAAGCTGGACATCAGGAGTATGCCTGATGACTGCTTTGAAATCTTTCTCGGCTGCTTGATCGAGATCGTGGTTCGATGGATCGGTTGGGAGTACGACTCGAGTTGAGGGGTCGGCATCGAGCGGCTGATACCGAGCAATGAATTGGCACATGCCACGAAGGAAGTGTGCCAGGACATAATCTATTCGTTTAGTTTAGTACTCTCCTTCTGATTTTGTGATGGCGAGCACACCCACCGTCCCAGAATTCTTTGCCAGTGCCATTACCGTAattttcttctccattctctaatttcttcatcatttcATTCAACCTTGGTATGTGGATATCAAGAAGACTCCTTCGAGGGGTATTTGATAATGATCCAAAGACGTAGGCTAGCTCTAGAGCAGGAAGAAAAAGGCGAGAAGATTGTGATGAGAATTTTCGCGCCTTTCGAGAGGCAAATTTCTAAGCCATGACGGTCAGCAATGGGCAAAAAATTGAAGATTCGGAAAAACACACCTCAATAGGCAATGATTTGCCAGCGATCTTTTTGGTTAACTTTGGTATCTGCTGCATCAACCTTTCGGCCTCTGAGATTTTGGCATGCTGGTCACCATCCTCGATTAATTCAACGATGCAAGCAGCAGCGGCACTTTTGGGATAGATTAATTTCGTGAATTCTTATCTCTAATCGAACTTACTATGTATATACGGCTCGACTCCAATTAGACTCGTCTTTGAGAATTGAGAAGCAGTCCAAAGCGCCTTTCCAATTACCCAGCATCATATGATTACAGGCGTAATCCCACTGTTCAGGCATCAGCAACTATCTTATGCTCTCCGAGATGAATAAAGACCGACCAAGCACATATGTTGCAACTGAATATACTCCAACTTGAGGTCCAAAGCCCGCTGGAGGGAATCGTTGGCTTCAGCAGGCTGGCACTGTGTAGTGTGGAGTCGAGCTTGGAAGTACAAGAAGAAAACACCTGATCATTATATAAGCTGCCGTGTTCCCAGTGCCATACGTGGACACGTACCGTTAGGGTATCGCCTCATGTTGTATGCTAAGATGTTCTTTGCTAAGGGAACGTCTACACCAGTGATAGGACTATATTTGCATTAGCCTTGGCAGTTCAAGCGGTAAAAATGACCCACATTAGGACTGATATCACCAAATGGAAGGCCAACAAGATCAGATCACAAACAGGCCTCCTTAATCCCTCATTCGTCTCGTCGAAAGCAGGCTCTGGTGAGTCGTGGGACCAACCACCGGCAGCCATGAGCGTTGCCAGAGCGACCTTTCGATCTCCGGCGTAACCAAAGACTTCGGCAATCTATGAGCATACACAGTCAGTGGAATCAAGAATATGGTGTTAGGTGGACAGATGCCTTACCTTCAGGACTTTGCCAGGTAAAAGAGAAAGCATAAGGGATGATGTGCCGGTACCAAGAAGAACACCCTGAAACAAATAAACACACATTATTCGACAGGAACTAAAAGACCCACAGATCGGAAGTCCATATCAATATCATCGTCATAGCCATGCTTATCTGCATCCTCCAAGAAATGTTGCAAATTCCGATAGATACCATGGGCAGTACGCATATTCAGGCTAAAGCCAGATTAGCTTCCAAAATTGCCCATGAAAACTCTACCTACGCCTCTCTGACGAGTCCGATCCAGTCACCTCCGCTGATAATGGCCAACATCGCCTTCATTAACGATTGCTCCGCATAGACTAACTCCGCATGCCTCTCCAGTGGCGTCATGGCTTTCACCCTAGCCAAACCTCCGTGAGACTTCACCATACCCCCTAAACGTGAGAAAACGTTGTCAGAAGATCGACGAAGAGACGATGCCGTAACTGCAGTCGATTTGCAGATTTCGAGGGCGTTGTGCAAGTCAACAGAGTCGAAGGTCATCATGCCTTTGAGCGCTTCAATAATGCCCATTGCACTTTGCAAATAGAGGTGGTGGCCTTCTGATTCGCTTTCTTCGCAAAACTCTTCAGCCTCCTTCATTCGGCTAGTCAAAAACATGCGAATAGCCTCTCGACAGGTCTCGATGTCAGCAGCTAATACAGCTGCCTGATCGACAGTAGTTGCCTCAGGACGGTTATGAGACATGTGTCGCTTGACTTTTGTCTCGGCAGTTGATGGAAATGTTCTATGGATAGTTGAAATTCCGGTTCCGGCAATATCACCATCGGATGCAATTGAACCCTTGACAACATTTGTAGGCTCAACCTTGACATCAGTGGGGGAGGATAAAGGGCCAGGGATTGTAGACGTAATATGAGCAATAGCAGCTTCATCTGAAGGTTGACGTTCCCTTTTGAGAGCGGTAGAATGctcgtcctcttcttcgtctgCCTCCTCTACTTCACTGAGGCCCTCCGAAGGCGTGAGGAACGCATCGTCTTCATCGGACGATTCGCCTGCTCCTTCCAGCTCCCACTGTGACCACAAGCTTTCACGCCGCTGGCGTTTTGCTGCTTCATTTGGTGTGACAGTTGGTGATGATTCTGGAGACTCCGTCACTTGATCACCCGTGGCTCCAATACTCAGTTTATTAAGAGCGGCTTGAGTATCTGCGACACCTCCCGGTTGAGTGGACCGAGAAGGCGTTGAAGTACCCGAAGAAGTCGATGATACGTTGAGTTTGGATCGACCTTGTTTGGGAGATGCAGTTCCTTCGCGTTCAATATAGGAGGAtagagatgaagatgaagagaatAAAGAAGAAAGCTTTTTCCGTCCTTTAGAGCTAGAGAAAGATAAGACAATAGTCACCGATAAAATTAGTAGGCTTCAAATAGATCGGAAATAATATTCTTACCCTAGCAATGTATGTTTCCTCTTGTGTTTGCCATTTGAGCTCGTTCCATCATCGACTGCACTCGAGTCGCTTACATCCCTCATCCTTGATGCCGTATCATTCTTCGAGCTGGGTACCCTGGGTGAACCGTTGGAATTCAGGCCTTCCTTTTTGGATATTGATGACTTGCGAAGGAAAGGCATGACGATATTGGGAGTGAGGGAACgaggcagaagaagaaataCAGAAAACAAGGGACAGATGACGGCGGCCATCGGGCTCAACGGATGACCCTCTGACCTACTTGTTATTACTGTTAAAATTCAATTATTATTAAATCGATATATAACCACCACGCGGGTAACTAAGATTCTCCAGGCACGTCAGGAACCGGCGGCATCTTGCCTTCAGCCAAGAGTTCCATGATTACATGGGCCAAACAGCAGTCACACCTCTTTTCTGCTTATATCCACTTTCCTATCTTATATATTCCCTTCTCCAGCCTTTACACAGTAATGGTAGCCAAATCAGTCGCAGTCACTGGTGCCAGTGGTCTTCTTGGACGAGCTGTTGCTGCTCACTTCATCTCCCAGGGTGACCAAGTCATCTCTCTCGCCAATAGCCGAGCAGACAGGGATCCTCACTACACTAAGCTCGACTTGATGGATCAGGAGACCGTCAAAAATTTCTTCAAAACCAACAACATAGACTGTGAGTGAATATTGACTTTGAAGTCTTCCAGAGCTAACCTGCAATTCAGTTGTCGTACACTGTAGGTCTCTCAGTGAACACCTGTCAGGATATACACCATAGCTGACAGAGAAACAGGCGCTGCCGAGCGCCGCCCTGATGTTGCTGAGGCTGTACGTTCCTTTACGAAGTCTCCGTAAACCAGAAGCTGATCTTTTACCATCTTCAGGATCCCGAGAAAGCTGCGAAGGTAAACTGAATATCCCTTCATATCTATTGGACAATATCTGATCTCCTGATGCGTTATAGATTAATGCTGCTGTCCCTGCTCAGCTTGCTGCTCTTGCCAGAGAACAAGGGTTCACTCTCATTTACATTTCCACAGACTACGTCTTCAATGGTCGCAAGTAGGTTTATCTGTCGCTTTGTCATCAAAGCCTCTCCTGACAAATGGAACGTAGCCCTCCTTATGAAGTGAATGACACCCCTGATCCTCTTCAAATGTACGGTCGCCAGAAGCTCGACGGTGAAAAGGCTGTCCTCGCTGAGCACGAGAAGGGTGCAAAGGTCACTGTTCTTCGAATCCCTATTTTGTACGGGAGGACAGAATACAATGCTGAATCCGCCGTCAACGTCCTTCGAGACGTCGTGGAGGATCAGTCTGGCAAGACCTATAAGATGGATGCCCGACAAACCAGATTCCCTACCAACGTAGAGGACATTGGTCGGGTGCTTTACGATCTGGCTCGTAAGTAAATGTACCTTTATTTGCTTAGCTAGCAAACCTGACATTTCGCAACCCCAGACTTGGAGCAGCCACTTCCTCCCATTTTGCACTATGCTTCTCCAGCTCCTGCCCTTACCAAATATGACATGACAAGGATCATTGCAAAGCATCTTAATCTCCCTATTGATCATGTTATCAAGGACATTACCGTTCCCACCGGTGCCACTCCTCGACCAGAGAACACTCAATTGAGTACCAAGGCCTTGAAAGAGTTGGGTATCGACGTGAGCGAAAAGAAGGCCTTTGAAGACTGGTGGGCAGAATATGTCAAGGAAAAGTAGACTATGACAAATTGATAGACGAAAATGCTTAAGAGACTATCAGACTAGGGTAGTATGCATGAAAGAAGCCCGAGAACGAATGGCACAAGTACAAGTTATCTAGATGTAGAACAGCGTTTAGGCCTTCCCCgcctttccttttcctttaCTTCCATTCTCTCCTCCCTTCACCGAGACCTTGATGCCCTTTTTCTTCAAAGCCTTCCTCTTGCTCTCCCTAATCAActcctcatcctccgcCGCATCGAATTTGGCTGTTTCCTCTGGTACaatctctccttcctcgTTGATAATCATTTGTGGACTATCATCCTCTTCGGCAACAGGAGCTTTGGTGAGTTTCTTGCGAGGTTCGACCTTGAATTTGGCCACGAAGAAACCGTCCATATTATGTTTATGAGGGTAGAACTGGGTCGCGTTAGTTTGGAGCCGTTTAATATGGATAGGAATAATGTAACACGTACACGTCTGGTAAGCGACACACTAGAGTGGAAGTTCTTGCCTTCAAAGCTTTTGAAACCATGAACACCAAAGTCCAAGCCTGTTTCGACGAGCTTGACATTAGGCCTCTTCCTCAATGCGTAATCTACGACACTCTCATTCTCGTCCACAGTTACAGAACAAGTAGAATAGACGAGATAACCGCCTGTGGAAGAGTTCGGGTTGACAGAGTCAATGGCACAGAGAATTAGTTGTTTTTGAAGGTGAGCGAGAAGTTGGAAGTCCCTTTCGGTCTGGTAAACAGTCAGGGTCAGTCAAAGCCTTGTGCAGATATATGATACGCCTTACTTTGTTAACCTTGACACTAGCATCTTTGCTGATGACACCTGTTCCACTACATGGCGCATCCAGCAATACCCTATCGAACCCTCCCATCACCTTGGGGAACTCTCTCGCATCATAATTGCAAACTACAACGTTCTTGCACCCCATTCTGTGTACATTTGCAGTAAGACTCTTTGTTCGAGCCTTGTTGGAGTCGTTGGCAAAAACGATACCTGTGTTTTGAAGAAGGGCAGAGATGTAGGTGGTCTTACCGCCGGGAGCGGAAGCCATGTCAAGGACACGTTCATTGGGTTGAGGGGCAAGTGCGATTACgggaaggaaagaggaagcAGCCTGAAGCATGTAGTGACCAGCCAAGTATTCTGGTGTGGCACCGATAGGAACAGGGGACTCGAAAACTTGCAACCCCACCTTGGACCATTTACCAATGGGTTCTAGAGTGACGCCTCGGTTGATGAGGGCCTGGGCGAGGTCACGTCTACGGGTACGAAGAGTGTTGGCTCGGATAGTGACAGGTCGAGGAGATTCGTTGGATTCAAAGAAGGCCAGTGCTTCGTCAGCAGCGAAAAGCTTCATAAGCTTGCCAACAAGGAAAGTGTTGTAGCCAAAGTAAGTAGCAATGTCGTGTTGGAGTTGAAGCATGTGGTCTGATCTGGATCTAAATTCGGTGTCaatgaatgatgatggcGGAACGGAAAAGACATTGACGTACTTGCCGGGAACGCCCTTCGAGactttttcttccttgtTCAAAACAACACCTACCAACCATCTCATCCTATTCTCCACTTCTCTCAAACTGGTACCGTGCTCATgtccttcctcttctccaccatTATCGACAGCCGGTAAAGTGTAGGTCTCTTCAAGGTCATCCTCAAGATTGGTTTGAATTccgtcttcttcgtcctcgCCAGCTTGTgcatcctcatcttctgcCATGTCGGCATCCTCATCACCTGAAGAAGCAAAGGCGGaatcttcctcatctccctcttcAGACCCAAactcatcctcatccatGTCAAATTCATCAGCCATCTCCAAgtcttcttcgtcatcgTCTGAAGGAGGCGCAGCATCAAGGTCAAAATTGTGTAGGCCCTTGGGCAGAGCCTCGTCATCGTCGTTCAAGTtgtcatcatcttcttcctcctcttcggAATCAGAGAAAACAAGTTCCTTGGCGGGACCTCTAGCGagttcttcttcatcttctgaTCTGCCATATGGGATTAGCACGGCGCGTGGGAGAGGAGCACAGGGTATCTCACTCATTCTTCGTGGCCTTTTTTGACTTTTTAGTTTTTGGTTGTtcaacctcctcctcctcgtcaCTAGAGTACTCTCTGCACCAATGATCAGTCTTCGATCGCTCTGGGTCCGATCTCGATTACTTACCCGGGCTGCAAAGCTTCGTCCAAGTCGCTATCTTCATCCACCTCGTCAACCTTCTTACCCTTAGGCCCTCTAATCACCTTCCCCGTCTTCCCGACAATTACACCCTTCTTTCTACCTCCAGCAACCGAAGCTCCAGGGCCTTTGAGCGCCTTGCCGCGACTAGCGACTTCATTGGTAACAGCTGAAGGAGCGCGCTTCTTTGTCTTTTGACGTCTGCTTTCAGCCTTCTCTGGAATAGACCCTGGGAGAGGGGCTGGAGGTCCTTGCTTGTTCTTGGATCGTCGGCCCATGGTTGCTGTGATTAGATTGTCGAAGAGGTGTTGCTATGTAGAGTTGCGGACGTCAAGAATTGCTGAAGCACGCAGGAAGTGGTTCAAAATTTCAGTGGAAATCGCCGAAGCATCTCCAAAAAATGTTTACGTAACCTGTTTATTCATTGGATGGTGACGTCAGCGTTTTCTCCTGAAACAACTCTCGAAGCGGGGACACGAGCAACGGGAGAAGGGGGATCTAAAGGGCGAGTGACTTGCATTCAACTCACCTCCCGTCCCCTCGTCCCCCCCCTCTCGCGACAATATGGACACGCCAGCATCCAACACAGAGGCTCCCCCGACGCCCTCCCCGGCACCTCCTCAGATACCTTCTGCCTCGACAACTGCAACTACGCCGGCACCTGCACCGGCCGTCGCTTCGGCACCTATAAAAAAGCAGTACAACAAGCGTGTCAACAAGGTATATTCCCATACATGCAAGCATCTAATCAAAGCAACTGACGAGCATGCTCAGAAAAAAGTAGAAGGCCTTTTGGCGTATACCACTGCTTTCGTTCCTGGGACGTATAATGTCAAAATTCCTGCTGGCGATTACCTGCagaaagaaagaaatgCCGATGTCGCTCGACAAATGAGTCTAGACAGGGCcaagagagaggaagaagaattATCGTCGAAGATTTCAGCAGCTGGTGATGGTGAACGGGAGGTAAGAGACATCATCCTTTCCATGGCGAACGTAACTAGAGCATTAATCGAATCTACAGAACCCTCTTTCCAAGATCCTCGTCATTCATCCAGGATCACGCAATCTT includes these proteins:
- a CDS encoding uncharacterized protein (Similar to TIGR gene model, INSD accession AAW41846.1) codes for the protein MPFLRKSSISKKEGLNSNGSPRVPSSKNDTASRMRDVSDSSAVDDGTSSNGKHKRKHTLLGSKGRKKLSSLFSSSSSLSSYIEREGTASPKQGRSKLNVSSTSSGTSTPSRSTQPGGVADTQAALNKLSIGATGDQVTESPESSPTVTPNEAAKRQRRESLWSQWELEGAGESSDEDDAFLTPSEGLSEVEEADEEEDEHSTALKRERQPSDEAAIAHITSTIPGPLSSPTDVKVEPTNVVKGSIASDGDIAGTGISTIHRTFPSTAETKVKRHMSHNRPEATTVDQAAVLAADIETCREAIRMFLTSRMKEAEEFCEESESEGHHLYLQSAMGIIEALKGMMTFDSVDLHNALEICKSTAVTASSLRRSSDNVFSRLGGMVKSHGGLARVKAMTPLERHAELVYAEQSLMKAMLAIISGGDWIGLVREALNMRTAHGIYRNLQHFLEDADKHGYDDDIDMDFRSGVLLGTGTSSLMLSLLPGKVLKIAEVFGYAGDRKVALATLMAAGGWSHDSPEPAFDETNEGLRRPVCDLILLAFHLVISVLIPITGVDVPLAKNILAYNMRRYPNGVFFLYFQARLHTTQCQPAEANDSLQRALDLKLEYIQLQHMCLWDYACNHMMLGNWKGALDCFSILKDESNWSRAVYTYAAAACIVELIEDGDQHAKISEAERLMQQIPKLTKKIAGKSLPIEKFASRKARKFSSQSSRLFLPALELAYVFGSLSNTPRRSLLDIHIPRLNEMMKKLENGEENYGNGTGKEFWDDYVLAHFLRGMCQFIARYQPLDADPSTRVVLPTDPSNHDLDQAAEKDFKAVIRHTPDVQLDHWILFHCYYELGRLYARRGDDEQAKHNFEVVMSGKLPEHNAYMAKAAGKYSLEGALLLKTHAALSAVKEREKEKSGKR
- a CDS encoding uncharacterized protein (Similar to TIGR gene model, INSD accession AAW41845.1) is translated as MVAKSVAVTGASGLLGRAVAAHFISQGDQVISLANSRADRDPHYTKLDLMDQETVKNFFKTNNIDFVVHCAAERRPDVAEADPEKAAKINAAVPAQLAALAREQGFTLIYISTDYVFNGRNPPYEVNDTPDPLQMYGRQKLDGEKAVLAEHEKGAKVTVLRIPILYGRTEYNAESAVNVLRDVVEDQSGKTYKMDARQTRFPTNVEDIGRVLYDLAHLEQPLPPILHYASPAPALTKYDMTRIIAKHLNLPIDHVIKDITVPTGATPRPENTQLSTKALKELGIDVSEKKAFEDWWAEYVKEK
- a CDS encoding Nucleolar RNA m(5)C methyltransferase, putative; Nop2p (Similar to TIGR gene model, INSD accession AAW41844.1; essential for processing and maturation of 27S pre-rRNA and large ribosomal subunit biogenesis) gives rise to the protein MGRRSKNKQGPPAPLPGSIPEKAESRRQKTKKRAPSAVTNEVASRGKALKGPGASVAGGRKKGVIVGKTGKVIRGPKGKKVDEVDEDSDLDEALQPGEYSSDEEEEVEQPKTKKSKKATKNESEDEEELARGPAKELVFSDSEEEEEDDDNLNDDDEALPKGLHNFDLDAAPPSDDDEEDLEMADEFDMDEDEFGSEEGDEEDSAFASSGDEDADMAEDEDAQAGEDEEDGIQTNLEDDLEETYTLPAVDNGGEEEGHEHGTSLREVENRMRWLVGVVLNKEEKVSKGVPGKSRSDHMLQLQHDIATYFGYNTFLVGKLMKLFAADEALAFFESNESPRPVTIRANTLRTRRRDLAQALINRGVTLEPIGKWSKVGLQVFESPVPIGATPEYLAGHYMLQAASSFLPVIALAPQPNERVLDMASAPGGKTTYISALLQNTGIVFANDSNKARTKSLTANVHRMGCKNVVVCNYDAREFPKVMGGFDRVLLDAPCSGTGVISKDASVKVNKTERDFQLLAHLQKQLILCAIDSVNPNSSTGGYLVYSTCSVTVDENESVVDYALRKRPNVKLVETGLDFGVHGFKSFEGKNFHSSVSLTRRFYPHKHNMDGFFVAKFKVEPRKKLTKAPVAEEDDSPQMIINEEGEIVPEETAKFDAAEDEELIRESKRKALKKKGIKVSVKGGENGSKGKGKAGKA